From the genome of Argentina anserina chromosome 4, drPotAnse1.1, whole genome shotgun sequence, one region includes:
- the LOC126792115 gene encoding LOW QUALITY PROTEIN: pathogenesis-related protein PR-1-like (The sequence of the model RefSeq protein was modified relative to this genomic sequence to represent the inferred CDS: inserted 2 bases in 1 codon), producing the protein MVKDDSIHTTMSTLYCFTITISLLLISTTYGYAAPAKQTQQYVKLAYDFLAPQNAARAAVRMTPLVWDAKLARYAQSYGNQRRYDCALRHSNGPYGENIFWGSGNGWTPAQAVKAWVSERRWYGYWSNSCATGQECGHYXQIVWKGTKRVGCARVDCFGGRGVFMICSYDPPGNYIGERPY; encoded by the exons ATGG TGAAAGACGACTCAATCCACACAACAATGTCCACATTGTACTGCTTCACCATCACGATTTCTCTTCTCCTTATCTCAACCACATATGGATACGCTGCACCAGCAAAGCAAACGCAGCAGTACGTAAAACTCGCCTACGACTTCTTGGCTCCTCAAAATGCTGCTCGGGCTGCCGTCCGAATGACGCCTTTGGTTTGGGATGCAAAGCTTGCTAGGTATGCACAGTCATATGGAAACCAGAGACGGTACGACTGCGCTTTGAGGCACTCGAACGGGCCTTACGGCGAGAATATTTTCTGGGGTAGTGGCAATGGGTGGACGCCAGCTCAGGCGGTCAAGGCTTGGGTTTCTGAGCGGAGATGGTACGGTTACTGGTCTAATTCTTGTGCGACAGGGCAGGAATGCGGGCATTA ACAGATTGTGTGGAAGGGTACAAAAAGAGTTGGTTGTGCTAGAGTTGATTGTTTTGGTGGGAGGGGTGTGTTCATGATTTGTAGCTACGATCCTCCTGGGAACTATATTGGGGAACGGCCTTACTGA